A window of Halobacillus naozhouensis genomic DNA:
TGGAGAGCACTGCTTTATAAGATCCCTCATGGCGAGGTGAAATCTTATAAGGAGGTTGCTGAAGTATTGCAGGCTCCAAAGTCAGTTCGGGCAGTAGGCGGTGCTGTCAACAAAAACCCTTTCTCTATCGTTGTTCCTTGTCACCGGGTGATTGGGAGTAATGGGAAGCTGGTAGGTTATGCTGGCGGATTAGATAAAAAGCAGAAGCTGCTGGAATGGGAAGGAAATCCACAGCTTCAGCAAGCTAAATAGTAGAATTTTTTAAAAAAGATGCGCCTGGCGCATCTTTTTTTGTGAGCGCAATAAGAGGAGAGTGAACATCGGCAAACAAAGCAATGCTCATGGTTTTAAATTTTCGCTCATAACTTAGTAAAAAGGGGCGATGTGAATGGAAGCTTTAAAGAAGTACTGGGAAGACATCATGAAGCGGTTAATGGATCAGCAGGAGGAACCTTGGCTGGAACGCAAAGTTACAAACTTGCATGAAAGAGGACAGCAAGTTAAACGTGCTACGTTCGGTGTAAAGCCTTATCATAGAGTGCGGTATGAGAATGATAGTAATATTTCATATATGTTGTCTTTGTCTCTCCTTATTAAAGATCGGCAGAATTATTACTTAGAAGAAGGGGTTTATCCATGTAAGGCATTTTTAAATGAGGGGAAGTTAATAAAACAGGTAACCGAAACTGAAACAAGTAGAGTTGGGGAAGAGCGGCTCGCGTCAGCCTTTATGAATAAGCATCAAGATCAGCGGCTTCCTTTCAAATATGATAGGAGGGCGGCTGTTCAGTATGCTGAACGATGGTGGGATAGTTACAATCCAGCTTACAAACATTTTGACGTAGATTGCACCAACTATGTTTCTCAATGCCTTCGTGCTGGCGGCGCTCCAATGTGGGGGCAGTCGAATCGTGGGAGGGGCTGGTGGTATTCAGGTTCTAGCTGGAGTTACAGTTGGGCTGTTGCCCACTCGCTTCGTTGGTACTTAAGCGGGGCAAGGCAAGGATTGACAGCAAAAGAAGTAACAGATGCAGCTCTGCTATCACCAGGTGACGTCATTTGTTATGATTTCGAGGGAGATGGGCGTTTTGATCATAATACGATTGTAGTAAAAATGACAAGTAAAGGTCTGCCTTTAGTTAATGCCCATACGACTAACAGCCGGCACCGGTATTGGGATTATGAAGATTCTACAGCCTATACTCCCTCTATTCAA
This region includes:
- a CDS encoding amidase domain-containing protein — protein: MEALKKYWEDIMKRLMDQQEEPWLERKVTNLHERGQQVKRATFGVKPYHRVRYENDSNISYMLSLSLLIKDRQNYYLEEGVYPCKAFLNEGKLIKQVTETETSRVGEERLASAFMNKHQDQRLPFKYDRRAAVQYAERWWDSYNPAYKHFDVDCTNYVSQCLRAGGAPMWGQSNRGRGWWYSGSSWSYSWAVAHSLRWYLSGARQGLTAKEVTDAALLSPGDVICYDFEGDGRFDHNTIVVKMTSKGLPLVNAHTTNSRHRYWDYEDSTAYTPSIQYKFFKIGAE